Below is a window of Leishmania major strain Friedlin complete genome, chromosome 29 DNA.
GCGAAGAAGCAGAGGGCCATGTTCAGGTCCTCGTTCACCTTTAGCCCAGCCGGGTAGCCGTCGAACCAGTCCATGTAGGACGCGTGCACCTCATACAGCCAGTGGCGCGTCATGTACTGCAAGGCAGCATAGAGGGAAGGGCCACAGGCTGACAAGCACAGGTAGACGAGCACTCCGAGCACCAGGTCCACTGCGCAGCGCGAGACGTAGCCAAAGATGCAGACATAGCGGTGATTGATGGAGGAAGAGACttggtgcggcagcaccggatGGAGGCCGCAGGAGTCGTTGGCGAAACTGACGGCGCACAAAAAGTGTGCGAACTCGGAGGTTCGGTagagcagcacctccgctgtCTTGCTGAAACGCAGATGCTTCAACAGACCCACCACGTAAGTGGAGATGAAGTCGACAGCGTACTTGAGCACCCCCGTCAGCGGCTCCACGGTGTCTTCCTTGAAGTAGTCGCACAATTGCTCGTTCTGCATGACGCGGCGCACATGTCGGCCGGCGCGCATCGTCGCCAAAAAGACGCTCATCTCTGCCCTGTCCGTGGTCGAGGGAAAGTCGAGGCGAGGCGGCACacccgccggcggcggctgggCACTGCTCTGCGATGGGGCCGGCGTActctgcgccagcagcttctCGAACTGCAACGCCGACTGCCCCATCCCCCTCCGATCGTTGCTGTCCAGTTGGTCCATTTCCGAGTCACTGAGCGTTGCCACGCcgagcggcgctgccgtcgcgctgccgtcgccctcCGAGAGCGACAGGCTCTCCTCCTGGGTTACTGGCAGGTGGTCGCGCAGGGAGCTGTTCCGATGCCACTCGGTGGTGACGGACGCGTCCTGTGCGAAGCTGCTCGCCTGAACGGTAAAACTCAGGTTGGCATTAAAGGACGTCGCCCAACGTTTGTCTGCCAGCACACTCGACTGCTCCCCCGTGTCGCGGTCGGAGAAGCAGCTGTCCTCGGCGGCCAGTGTGATGGAGTCGTTAACGACGCTCgtgtggcgccggcgctgctgatgtcgcTTGAGTACGCGCGGCTCCGCCTCTTTGCGCATGACCTGCGGGAGCAGAACACCCTCCAAATTCGAGTTCGCTCCTGGTGCGCACACCGGCGCGACGCCGCTCTGCAGCTGTCGCACGCCTGACACCCCGTAGAGCGCTGTGGCCGAAAAGATGGTGGGGCGGATGGAAAGCTCCTTAGACGGATCACACCGCACGACATGCAGCTGGCAgggctgcacgcgcgcgccgcagcaccacagctccgccagcacTGGCCCctcgagcagctccagcCAGAGATAGCTGCCCTTGCGTGCGCCGCGGatgtcttcctcctccgcgacGGAGCAGACGTTACACCTGCTGGGGGCGCTGTTGGGCCGCACGCAGCCGAGGATGTTCAGGTTACTGTACGGTATCTCCGGCATGTGCCCCTTGTAGTTTTGCAGGACACACCGGATTTGCTGCAATTCCGCCTTCGCCTCTGGCAGCGTGCAATTGTGCAGAAACCAGGTCACTATGATGTACAGGCTGCGGTCATTCCACCCTAGCACCCACGCGATAGAGTCGTTCGGGCCCAGGATCTTCATAGCGGCCGAGAGTGGCCACACCAGCATGCAGATTTCGGTCGTGCTGGAGAGCGGCATGATTCAGCCAACGTCGTTTTCTTCTGATCggcgcgtgcatgtgcgggtgtgcgagTACACGGAGAAGGGCCGCTAAGCAATCTGTGAACGACTCCGCTGCCTAGTGCGAAAGAGGGAGGTAGGAAGAGATACACGACTGTGCAAACAAGAGTGAAGAACACGAAGGACAGCCAGCGAAGCCGAGCAGGGCGGCGCAAGAGGAGATGCGATGAGTTACACGGGAGAACAACGAGCCTGAAAGCGGGGCGGGTAGGTGGGAGGGTGGGGTGAGAAACATTGAGAGAACACACAGCGGGCCGTGCGCTTCATGGCAGCAAACAACAAGTACGAAAGAAGAGCGACACGATGCGCCACATTGTGCAACGGCAAAGGATCGAAGACACAGCACACAGGACTGTGCACGTACGTCTCAGGCTTCCTGTGCGTCTCGCCTGCGGTTGAGGGGCTGCGCCGTGAAGATCTGCTTAAACGCCGCCACGACACGGTGAAAAGAAACCTGTGGACACTGCCGTACGTTTGGACCTTTCACGTCTGCTTTACCGTTTCTTCTCAGATTTGCTTTAAAGCATAatcgcctcctctccacGGCACGTTCTCCATGCCAGCATTCGTTTCCGTCCTCCTTTGTCCTACTCCCCATCTCTACTTGTTCTAGTAGAACCGCGCTTCTGCGAGCATCGCAATATATGTGCAGTGGATGgggcggaagaggggggggagaaggggtgCGGGGGTGTGCAGGGCGAGTCATCAAGCCAAAaacagcacacgcacagacgagggagaggcaaCACCGTTCAAAGACAACAGAAGAGCTGCACACGGATGCTCCACTACTCCTCCTCAAAACCAAAGCCGGAGTAGAACGGGTTGTCGTCATAAACCGGTCGGTTTGCCGGCTCGGTCGGAAATGCGGACGGAGGCGGGTAATGCGAGAAAAGGTTACTGGCTGCACTGTCAAAAACGGGCGGTCGCTGCCCCGCCTCAGCGTCTCCGAGGATGGACTCGCCAAGGATactgggctgctgctgctgctgctgctggtgcgcgtgctgacccggccactgctgcacctcACGCTGCGCACTCTTCTTCGAGGAACGTTtcctgctcttcttcttgccctTCACTTCTACTTGCGGCACCACTTCTGCCAACTCGTTAGTGCCTGCCGCAGTAGTGCAATGCGGCGCCTCATCTACGCGATCTTGTGTAGTGCGTTCGTCCCTTCTCGGTTTTGCATCGCCCTGCTCTTCCTCGGGGACATCCTCGCCCTCGGCGCCGGTGCCATCGCGCATTTGCAGCGGATGAGCTTCCTCATCTGCCCCTTCTTCATTCGACCGCTTCGCGGCACACGAGAGagcatcgccgtcgcgctCTTCCGGCTCGCTATCCGCGGCGACCTCCTCCGCCGGCTCATCGCcaagctgctgctcctgttcgccaccaccttcggcggcatctgcgccttcttccgtctcctcttccctcgtGATCTCGAGCCCCTCGACTTTGTCATCTCGCTTCGCTGACGCGACCTCGAACtttgctgcgcctccgcccaCTTCCCGATCTCTCTCATCCTCCCCCGCCTTCACGTCTGTCGCCACTTCGGGAGGAGAGTTGGAGGCCTCTTGCTTTATGTCAACGCTGCCCTCATCCTTGATGGCGCCATCgtcggcaccgtcggcgtTCACCGCCTGATGCTGCCCGGGGTCATCCAGTAGGAGGGATTTCCACGCAACCGCTTCAGCTTCCCCTAGCTCGCAACGGTGAAGCGACTCTGTGGCAGACAAATTCGTCTGTTTCTGCAGCTGAGCCACCTGCGCTTGCAATGCCTCCACCTCAAGCCGCGCCTCCTGCAtggccgccgacagcgcgTACCGCTCCGTTGTCGTGGTGTCGGTCAGCAActtgcgttgctgctggaTTCGGGCAGCAAGAGaagcggcactgctgctgcgcgcggcgcactCGGTCgcgcgctcctgcagcgccttggcCTCGGCGAGCGCCTTCTCTAGCAGTGACGGCACCTCTGCCATCGAGTACTGCGCGTACTGATCCAGCCTCACCTGCGTCTCTGTGAATTTCGCCCGAGTCTCCGCAGTCTCGGCTACAAGGCGATCCTTCCAATTGGCAGAGAGCGCGCTGATGGTACCCTGTACCGCAtccacgcgcagcggcaactGTGGGACGCGCACTTGCGACAGAAGTAGATCTTTGCCCGCGGCATCGCTTTTACGCTCGTCATCCTCGGCGCACGTGAGCAGCTGCATAGCTCTTTCCAGTGCTGGGGTGGTGCTTGTGACGAGTATGTCGGCCCTGCACGCGTCACTGCGCTGGCGTTCTGACTCGCCCGCTTCGTCAGAGAGCTGCAGAAGCCGGATCAGTAGAGCAACATCCCGCTTCTCGCGCTCGAGGGGCCCCGTGCAGCTGTGGTGCACCTGCGCAAGTGCGGCGTTTATCGCCTCGACAATGGCTGCCTGGGAGGTGTGCAAGCTGtcaagcagctgctgctcctgcagcaagagaggagCGGTGCGCGGGTTTTGCAAGgcggcatcgtcgctgtGTGTGTCACTCGATAAGGGCTCCGCGGCATCCGCATCcatgcagcggcgcaggagcAACTCGGCAGTGCGGCACCAAGCATCGTCGCTGGAATGGGCACACACTTCCGCGTCCGCCACAACATCCTGCGTTCTCTGCCAATGCTTCGCGTTTTCGgcgagaagagagagaagcgagttggcgcgcgtctgcaccgcctccagcgtAGCGAGAACCTGAACACGGGTGGCCAGCGGAGCCGCCGGAGCGGACGAGTGAAAGCGCGGTAACGGCGCGAGTCCATCGCCTTCATTCTGCACTTTACCTTCGTCGTCTACATCTTCATGCGGGTCACTAATGTCGCCCTTGACAGCGTCGTCTCGCTCGTCCGGTGGcttcggcgtcgctgccacaaACGCGATAAGGCGCGCCAGGCCATTATAACTTGCCCGCCGGAGATTATCCAGCAGTACCGCCTCCAGCATGCGCGAGTCTCTTCTGGTATCTGCCGTGGCTGCCAGCGAAGCGATTGCGGTGGTCTCAGTCTGCGAGACCCATGCTGCACCGAggacgcggcgcgcgcacttTTTTAGGTACAGAAGCTCGCGCAGCAAGCGGTCCCGCAGCCCTtcgtgccgcgcgcacgtgtcTGCGACGGCTTTCATTTTTTCCGGTGTCACCTCGTGTGGCGGTGAGGAGAAGATGCACGACGACTGTGGCACGAGAGCAGAACaagacgcagcggcggcacggtcAGCGCCAGTTACGGCCTTCTCCGCGTTACGCAGGACGACCAGTGTCAACGCGGTTTGTAGCTCttgccggcggcgcagcaagaTCTTCCGCAGTCCCATCGCCCGCATCTCCGCTAGGGTCACAGGCGAGTACAAGTCTCGCAACTCGAGCGCTTGCTGCGCGTTTGCCGCGAAGAGGCTCCACTccagcgcgtgcacacgacgctgctgcaaaTCTGCCTCGGTCTGCAGTGCAGCTTCTGTGAGAGCCTGCAGTTCCTGCAGTAAGCACTGGCACCGACGACCCACCTCTGTCAGCGCTGTTGCAACTACGGACATGCTGGTGCGGCACTCTGGATCACGGAAGAGCGTGTGCACCTTCGCCAGAGTTCCACCGAGGGTGGTCAGGCCGCTCGTTTGCCTCTGCCACGTGTCGTTCAGAGGAGACGCAACGAGTGGGGAAGCGTCCAAAGGACGCGCACGGTCGGGCCCCTCCTGTCGTTgccccgcagcggcggtcgaCACCGCGTCAGCGAGGCCTGCGTCCTCGTGTAGGCGGCACAAAAGTTCCTCGGTTTCCGCTGTCCATCTCTCCTGACGCTCCGCCTCAGCACGCATCCATCGTGCGTgggagcgcagcagccccgccgcttcggtgcagcggcgataCTGCAGCTGAGCATGCTCCATGCGATGAGCCAAACATGCTAGTCGAGCGTCTGTCGCCGCATCGGCCGTGACGTCTTCGGCACTCGGCCAAGCGCCGGCGGAAGAGATAGTCACCTGCTTCTCAGACTCCGCGCTCGCGTTAGCAGGGGCCTTAGCGCGACCACTAGCATGCAGACACGACGCGCTCCATGTCTGTGACGCCAGATAggcctgctgctgtgctgccaCCTCCGTCATCAGCTTTGTCTCCCGCTGTGCCATGCGCAACGCGAAGCCGCCTTGGCGAGCTCGCTGTtgctcctgcgcctccatTTCGGCCACACGAAACAGTAAGCTGCGGTACTCTGCTGCGTAggcgccatcgtcgccgtcgccactgttgctgtcgtcctcgtcgtcagcCTCGTCCACTGCTTCTTCATTGCCGGCCTCCGGTGCTGCAAGCTGTACCTCAGCGGCCCGTGTCGCGGACGTCTTCGCCATGGCGTGCTCAAGGAAGTTCTCACGGCGTAGCGATCCCTGCTCGTTGGTCGCTGTAGTTGCTGCCTCGTACTGAACGTGCCCATCCGCTGACGTCGAGGTCAAGACGGTTGTTGTGGCGGGTGTTGCGGAGACTGGCTGCCGACTGGCAGGCTGCAGAGGCTGAGCTGCGTCCACCGGGGTCAGAGAGGCAAGCACTTCTTCGTCATCCGCGAGGGGATTGCTATCTATGCTGTCCATCTCTCCTCCCAAGCGTCTGTAGCCCGTCACCCAGAGCAGACTTTCGGGCGCTTTGCGGAGGTGCCGAGGCGGTTCCCTCGCCCCTCGACCGAATCGGCCAAgcgcactcacacacgcgtaTCAATGATACGCCCTGTCAGCACAGCAGGCgcctgtctgtctctgtgtttgtgtcggTCTGTGGGCATGACAGTGATGCAGAAAATAGAAACAAGGAAGCAATATGGCGGAGCGGTGAGAAGAGCGCGGAGATGACGTGCCTAACGGCGTATTTTGGCGTCTCCGCATCACATGGGGAGACGATGGCGATCGCCTAGAGCTAGGACCATCGAAACAGAGCATCAGTGCGGGTAGCCAGCCCCAAATCCTACTAACAGAAGGCGAAGTGGGGCAGCGGTCGAACTCCAGAGACACTAAGCAACAGCACTTCCCGCCTCGTCGCAACGTTCTTTCGAGCACAGGTGAGTGCCCAGACAACAAACTTTCTTCTTCGTATCCACGCTCTCTGCCATGCGACATGAGTTGCACGCcactccacccacccccggcctgccacaggccccatcgcgtggtgcgacgcAGCCGTGGACACACGCGCTAGAGCGTGCGCCGACGCCATCATCGGAgcacgcacccccccctGCAGCAGACCCCacccgtcaccgccgctcaGCAGGTCacctcacagccgcgccacccatTGTGCCGGTCCCCATCTGGCGCATCCCTCGCGGTCGCGCactcaggctccccacaccagcaggcagtgggagggccgggggtgggatgTGTTCGAGTCGCGCGAACACTTCGCGCACCACATGgacggcacaagcgtgtgcacggtcGCTGGCCGCTCCAGCGCAACGATGTCCACcacctgaccgccgacatgCATAGCGGTCAAGCGGTCTGATATCGCCCGCCATGTCCAAGGTGCGTGAAGTTTTCACCACCTGATGTGGCTCGGCGTTGGCGGGGatagggggtgggggctgcgTAGCTTCCCCACACAGAGCGTGACGCGAGGGGTGTACTGGGCCCTGCGATGCCACGCACGGAGAGGTGTGTCCGCCCTACTCCCCCCACCATCACCAATTAGGCCAGGAATGAAACCGGaaaacaagagaaagaggcatATATAACGCTGACGCGATCCGCGCAAGAGCGAACGGTGAAAAAGATTGTTTTCCCGTGGTCACCAGCCCGTACACACAACAGCAAAGACGCGTACAACAGGCGAAGGCAACGCAGACACCCATGCAACAGCTcggacacgcacgcgcgcacatccAGGAAGGAGCGGTGGCTCTAGTGAAGGTGGTGGGAAATAAAACAGCAGAGCAGTTCTAAGGGCAGAACAGACCCCTTCCCGCATCTCCCTTTTTTCATCCTCAAAGAATGCGAAGACGCCACAGTCTGTGCGCAGGTGTGCGGCGCACGCTAGACAACAACGGATGCGAACAGCAGGAAAGACAGAGAAGCGGGTAGGCCACACAATGACTACATCAacgagagggggggggggaggggaagagagacacacagatGGACACCCGTGAGCGCGCAAGCTCAAGACGGGCACCAACAAAAGACCACAAAGGACACGCGAAATGGAGAAGGGGAAAAGTAGATCGAACAGTAAACCAAGCCAACACCCTATTGAAACCAATCTTTTTTTtagagacagagacagaggggtgggtgggtggtggtggtggtgagggggtggggggaagggCACTCTCTGACaaaaacgcacacgcacacgcgcgaacAGACATGTAGCGCGAGAGTAAGGCAGCCGGTGTGCAGAGAAAGCAAAAGATGAAGAGTTGAAGCCAAAAGCAAAAAAACTAAAggagaacaacaacagaaaatgCAGTCTAATACatcgctctttctctcgcgcCAGCATGTCCTTCTATCGTGAGCAGCTCAGCGAATACGCGcatgcagccgcagcccgtctgcctctgctgcgccgccgctgaatcctcgtcgtccagcACGAGCCGTCTGCCGACAAGTCGGGTCATGCACCCTGCTTCCTCGCCCCTTCTTCGCACATGTGCTGCGCCATCGACGCCATACGGAGACTCGCGTGGGCTGCATGCCTTGATGCACGCGGCCCGTGCCGGtgctcctgctcgagggcgcgAGCGGTGGCGCCCGCCGTGCGGGTGATGAGGGCGTGGTCGAGGTGCATGCCGGGGGAGTTCAAGGAGGGGGCAGGCCAGCCTCAGGTCATGGTCCTCTGAAACCCGGCACAACCTGCCTGTATGCcatgcttctccctctcagCCGCCTCAAGCCGCGGCGCCCCATAGCATGGCGTGGTGACTCTCCACACGGGAGCCTGGAGGGCTCGATGGTGCCCGTTCGGGGGTGTTCTCGTCCTGCTTCCGGCATCCGTGCCCCATCAGCCCGCCCGGCcggatggaggaggtgccgcctgcttgcgcgcgcgtgcgcctcggcGTTGATCGGTATGGGTCTCTTCGCGCCGCTTTCGCCCATCACTCCTGCTCTGCTGGCCCCCGCATGCCGTGACTGGATGTGACACACCATGTCAGCGCTGTGGttggcagcgcgtgcgcaccgtgcTCGCACTTTCCGACCTCGGGATCTGCTTCAGCACGACGTTGCTGTCCAGGGAGGAGGTTCGCGACACTCGCACGCCCTTTCCGTCGATGCcacagggaggggggcgtggcTGGTTGGCCTGCCCGCATGCACCGCAACAGGTCGGGTGCTGCCGTGAGTGTGAGGCAGCAAGGGGCGCTCCACCTTCTCCCGAGACCACGCGGTTAGCATAAGTGCGGGCGGGTCCAGCCGGAAGGGACACGCGGACGGGTGTGTGCCCGCGCACAAAGAACGCGTGGCTCGTCTTTCTGAAGGGGCGCACAGGGCAGCGACAAATACCCGACTGAGGAAGCCCATGCAGCGCCGGGGAGAGGAGCGCAATCACACTACTGCGTGCGCGGCCATGGCGTGTGACGTGGTGTGCTCTGAGCCTCGAGCGATCCACGAATATCGCGTAGCATACGGGGCACAGCACCGGGACGGACGCCTTCGTAGGAAAGCACAGGCTGGGGATGGGGCTGCGACAATGCTAGCACAGCAGTATGCAGAACACCATCTGGGCCCCATGCTGCCACTACCAGCCACCCGCCGCGGCAGGAATCCAAAGTGCGGACAGGTGCCGGTGCAGAATTGGGTGAGCACGCTCTCCTATCGGCTGGTAAGGTCAGCATCCCTGCACTTTTGGTGAGGGACGGCTGCCACCAAGCAGCTCGTGTCCGTTGCGTGTTGCATCGTGTAGCACGCTTTTGAACTGATGTCGTCCGGGCGCCTGAGTCCGGTGACGAGGTCGGCAATCCATGCAGCTGGCGTCGTCGCTTCTGGCATGGCTGGTTTTGCTGTCTTAACCACGTCGTCCTCGTGCTCCGGTTCACAGAAAACATGCACAAAGTGAAGTGGGAAGCGGACGTAACCCGCTCGAAACGCCACCGTTGATGCCCAAGAATGTCGCTGCATGTCATCCTCATCTGTTGTAGGGCCTGTGTCGAGCGCCGTGCGAAGTGACAGCGAGTCTGTAGCCGCAGTCACAGTCGTTTCTATGCTGCGGCTCATGTAGTCGACTTCGCAGGAATTCAAGTCCAAGACTATCACCCTAACACATCGTTGCTTCTCCTGACTTGATGTCGGTGTGCACCGCACCATCCCCCCACAGCGAGTGAGAGAACTCCGCGAAACGGGCGGGTCGCTGCCTGCACACCTACATGAGAGCTTCTAAGCCGCTGGCCGATGGCGCCATCACATCCCGCGTGTGCAACTCCCGCGCCAACTATGTAGGATAGCCTCCCTGGCGTGAAtgaggagaaagaggcggGTGCAGTGCAGAGGGCTGGTGAAGTATTGGGCCGAGAAAGAGAAACCAGAAATTCAAAACCCAAAAACATCTCAACGCAAaagcatatatatatatatatagtaCATATGTATACAGAGATGTATAACCATAGGTATAcatagagagggagagagggagagggagagggatgTATGCAAGATGTGGGAACACACGCGGCAAGCAGGTGAACAAAagaggcagacacacacacacacaaaaaaaaaacataaaACATTCAAGTTTCTGCaagtgagggagagaaaggtgAAAACCGTGGCATTGACGAAAAGGACAGAAATGAATGAAACAATAATATATAGTACAGTGGAAAAACACAACCAGCACATCCGTGAGAGAAGCACCTGGAATATCAGTCAACCGATTCTGTCTCACAGGCTCTTTAGCCTTTGGGCCACTAACTAGCGTCTCACGACGGGAGCGATACTACACGTTTCGAGGTCGTCATACCACACCGCCTGTCGTGATGTACACACACTCGTGCGCACACAGGTAGTTTTTCGTTTTCCGACCTTAGGAGAAACTCTTCCGCTGCGAGAACACTTCAAAGAACAGCTGGTTGTCCTCCAGCGCTCTCTTGGCCAGCTGCTTGCGGTGCGGCACCCCGGCGTTGATAATCGGCCGCCGACCCGGTTCACAAGCAGATCCGTCACCAGTTGGACGCCACGGGTCAAAGAGCGGTAAGTGCGCCGAAGCCGCCTTTGCAGGGACCAACCCTGTCGTGACGGTCGCCGGCACGT
It encodes the following:
- a CDS encoding conserved hypothetical protein (previous protein_id=AAZ09661.1), which produces MDSIDSNPLADDEEVLASLTPVDAAQPLQPASRQPVSATPATTTVLTSTSADGHVQYEAATTATNEQGSLRRENFLEHAMAKTSATRAAEVQLAAPEAGNEEAVDEADDEDDSNSGDGDDGAYAAEYRSLLFRVAEMEAQEQQRARQGGFALRMAQRETKLMTEVAAQQQAYLASQTWSASCLHASGRAKAPANASAESEKQVTISSAGAWPSAEDVTADAATDARLACLAHRMEHAQLQYRRCTEAAGLLRSHARWMRAEAERQERWTAETEELLCRLHEDAGLADAVSTAAAGQRQEGPDRARPLDASPLVASPLNDTWQRQTSGLTTLGGTLAKVHTLFRDPECRTSMSVVATALTEVGRRCQCLLQELQALTEAALQTEADLQQRRVHALEWSLFAANAQQALELRDLYSPVTLAEMRAMGLRKILLRRRQELQTALTLVVLRNAEKAVTGADRAAAASCSALVPQSSCIFSSPPHEVTPEKMKAVADTCARHEGLRDRLLRELLYLKKCARRVLGAAWVSQTETTAIASLAATADTRRDSRMLEAVLLDNLRRASYNGLARLIAFVAATPKPPDERDDAVKGDISDPHEDVDDEGKVQNEGDGLAPLPRFHSSAPAAPLATRVQVLATLEAVQTRANSLLSLLAENAKHWQRTQDVVADAEVCAHSSDDAWCRTAELLLRRCMDADAAEPLSSDTHSDDAALQNPRTAPLLLQEQQLLDSLHTSQAAIVEAINAALAQVHHSCTGPLEREKRDVALLIRLLQLSDEAGESERQRSDACRADILVTSTTPALERAMQLLTCAEDDERKSDAAGKDLLLSQVRVPQLPLRVDAVQGTISALSANWKDRLVAETAETRAKFTETQVRLDQYAQYSMAEVPSLLEKALAEAKALQERATECAARSSSAASLAARIQQQRKLLTDTTTTERYALSAAMQEARLEVEALQAQVAQLQKQTNLSATESLHRCELGEAEAVAWKSLLLDDPGQHQAVNADGADDGAIKDEGSVDIKQEASNSPPEVATDVKAGEDERDREVGGGAAKFEVASAKRDDKVEGLEITREEETEEGADAAEGGGEQEQQLGDEPAEEVAADSEPEERDGDALSCAAKRSNEEGADEEAHPLQMRDGTGAEGEDVPEEEQGDAKPRRDERTTQDRVDEAPHCTTAAGTNELAEVVPQVEVKGKKKSRKRSSKKSAQREVQQWPGQHAHQQQQQQQPSILGESILGDAEAGQRPPVFDSAASNLFSHYPPPSAFPTEPANRPVYDDNPFYSGFGFEEE
- a CDS encoding putative UDP-GlcNAc:PI a1-6 GlcNAc-transferase (previous protein_id=AAZ09660.1), whose protein sequence is MPLSSTTEICMLVWPLSAAMKILGPNDSIAWVLGWNDRSLYIIVTWFLHNCTLPEAKAELQQIRCVLQNYKGHMPEIPYSNLNILGCVRPNSAPSRCNVCSVAEEEDIRGARKGSYLWLELLEGPVLAELWCCGARVQPCQLHVVRCDPSKELSIRPTIFSATALYGVSGVRQLQSGVAPVCAPGANSNLEGVLLPQVMRKEAEPRVLKRHQQRRRHTSVVNDSITLAAEDSCFSDRDTGEQSSVLADKRWATSFNANLSFTVQASSFAQDASVTTEWHRNSSLRDHLPVTQEESLSLSEGDGSATAAPLGVATLSDSEMDQLDSNDRRGMGQSALQFEKLLAQSTPAPSQSSAQPPPAGVPPRLDFPSTTDRAEMSVFLATMRAGRHVRRVMQNEQLCDYFKEDTVEPLTGVLKYAVDFISTYVVGLLKHLRFSKTAEVLLYRTSEFAHFLCAVSFANDSCGLHPVLPHQVSSSINHRYVCIFGYVSRCAVDLVLGVLVYLCLSACGPSLYAALQYMTRHWLYEVHASYMDWFDGYPAGLKVNEDLNMALCFFAKCVLEVWDALLRWSPATLPSLVSFQAASVSVEGNVCSTVAAVTTAASSSTWFSPASEDQQQAVYEWVSMAFHLRIFCLLGCSTAAALVSDVTGLVSLHLRFLHHAIALPYCFARVLLTNLFRQFYGVKYNPLRKRYDIYHFQVDQMLAATFLFVIIIFLFPTLIVYYLYFSFVLATIWYMETCLESIAYLSLHVPIHPIVYWLCAQHRLSGGVALSNPVITSVRRFIGCGSRPGHDEEELASHTVEVTVEALPLPLTAMLTDFFVVVDIIMTRLWPAKVVLLVLRGRVEYLPKMTDILGPHLLTSCVSPRCTLCTPSPEKDTTKPQKGPVGST